A genome region from Arachis duranensis cultivar V14167 chromosome 6, aradu.V14167.gnm2.J7QH, whole genome shotgun sequence includes the following:
- the LOC127739777 gene encoding uncharacterized protein LOC127739777, protein MIMQVQNLIERCLLFHMSQDQCIKALAEHAGIKPLVTLTVWKELQKENKKFFRDYFQVTTPTRKPFFSRYCKRGPSSARRKNWK, encoded by the exons atgataatgcaGGTTCAGAATCTTATAGAGAGATGCTTGCTATTTCATATGAGTCAAGATCAGTGCATAAAGGCATTAGCTGAACATGCAGGAATCAAGCCACTTGTTACACTTACAG TGTGGAAAGAACTGCAAAAGGAGAATAAGAAATTCTTTAGGGACTATTTTCAAGTTACTACTCCAACCAGAAAGCCATTCTTCA gCAGATATTGTAAAAGGGGACCAAGTTCAGCAAGAAGGAAAAACTGGAAATAA